A window of Hymenobacter aerilatus contains these coding sequences:
- a CDS encoding adenylate/guanylate cyclase domain-containing protein yields MKTKILVVDDEADLELLIKQKFRRKIRENVYEFVFASNGQEALDCIREHPDMDVILSDINMPIMDGLTLLGKLPEANPVAKAVIVSAYGDMENIRLAMNRGAFDFICKPVDFNDLEVTVEKTAQQVRQLRDTLKAIQENNILRMYVDDTVLNFMGRPDFEKSLMVSETVEATVVFIDICGFTSLSEVLPPADIVTMLNTYFDQMVKEVIAQGGYIDKFMGDAVMAVFRDEFHLDRAIDAALAARAVVQANEFALPDGRTYRPQVSIGVNTGEMVSGNIGSASLKRLDYTVIGDTVNVSQRLQSAAQPGQIIITEATYQQVKESFHCQPLQEVSLKNKAQPVMIYEVVS; encoded by the coding sequence ATGAAAACTAAGATACTGGTAGTAGACGACGAGGCTGATCTAGAGCTGCTCATCAAGCAGAAGTTCCGGCGTAAGATTCGGGAAAACGTCTACGAATTTGTGTTTGCCAGCAACGGCCAGGAAGCACTGGACTGCATCCGGGAGCACCCGGATATGGACGTGATTCTCAGCGACATTAATATGCCTATTATGGATGGGCTGACGTTGCTAGGCAAGCTTCCGGAGGCCAACCCAGTGGCCAAAGCCGTGATTGTATCGGCCTACGGAGATATGGAGAATATTCGGCTGGCTATGAACCGCGGGGCTTTTGATTTCATCTGCAAGCCTGTTGATTTCAATGACTTGGAGGTGACCGTGGAGAAAACTGCCCAGCAGGTTCGGCAGCTGCGCGACACGCTGAAGGCCATCCAGGAGAACAACATCCTGCGCATGTACGTGGACGATACCGTGCTCAACTTCATGGGTAGGCCGGACTTTGAGAAGTCGCTGATGGTGAGCGAGACAGTGGAGGCCACGGTGGTCTTTATCGACATTTGCGGCTTCACGTCGCTATCCGAAGTCCTACCCCCAGCCGACATCGTGACCATGCTCAACACCTACTTCGACCAGATGGTGAAAGAGGTAATTGCGCAGGGGGGCTACATCGACAAGTTTATGGGCGACGCTGTGATGGCTGTGTTCCGCGACGAGTTTCACCTCGACCGCGCCATCGACGCAGCGCTAGCAGCGCGGGCCGTGGTACAGGCCAACGAGTTTGCCCTACCCGACGGCCGCACCTACCGCCCCCAGGTGAGCATTGGCGTGAACACCGGCGAAATGGTATCCGGCAATATCGGCTCGGCTTCCCTCAAGCGCCTCGATTACACCGTCATTGGCGATACCGTGAACGTAAGCCAGCGCCTACAATCGGCCGCTCAGCCCGGACAGATCATCATCACGGAAGCTACCTATCAGCAAGTGAAAGAGTCGTTTCACTGCCAACCCTTGCAGGAAGTCAGCCTGAAGAACAAAGCCCAACCGGTGATGAT
- a CDS encoding response regulator, producing MKILVVDDETDVRVLFEQRFRREIRNGLFTFSFAYSGEEALTYLHDHASEVVLILSDINMPGMSGLELLRHIRQTYPTPPPTPPQVMMITAYGDDTSRQQAMQLGANDFLTKPVDFAALKEKLTVLASHEN from the coding sequence ATGAAAATTCTGGTAGTTGACGATGAAACCGATGTGCGCGTGCTGTTTGAGCAGCGCTTTCGGCGCGAAATCCGCAATGGGTTGTTCACCTTCTCTTTTGCCTACTCGGGCGAGGAAGCCCTGACGTATTTGCACGATCATGCCTCAGAGGTGGTGCTGATTCTATCAGACATCAACATGCCAGGCATGAGTGGGCTGGAGCTGCTGCGCCATATCAGGCAGACCTACCCTACCCCACCCCCTACCCCACCCCAGGTGATGATGATAACGGCCTATGGTGACGACACTAGTCGCCAGCAAGCCATGCAACTGGGAGCCAACGACTTCCTGACGAAGCCTGTAGATTTTGCCGCGCTGAAAGAGAAACTGACTGTGCTAGCGAGCCATGAAAACTAA